Part of the Lotus japonicus ecotype B-129 chromosome 6, LjGifu_v1.2 genome, CTACTGATGAACGTCATTGTGTCAATAGTGTTTCTGTCAAGTTTATTCCTGGAAATGCTTCTGCATGAGCCATGAATGTCAAACCGTAGTTTATAGGAGGATTGAAATCTTGTGTTGTTTAGACTTATCTGGTGTACTGTGGTGATTCTAAAGACTATTTTGATAATAAGCTTGAATGACTTACCATCGATGGTACTTGAATTGAAATAATAAAATCATTTTGGCAGGATGGATAAACTTATATCTAATTACATTGTGTCCTCTGGTTTGAAATTTGCACGATTTTGGTACTAGTTTTTTTAAACAAAGATTGCGTTTAAGTAAACCGTTTGATTAAGAACTTGTTTGTTTGTGTGCTAATTGGATAGtatgaaaacagaaaaattgCACATTTTAAAACACTTTTTGTTCACAAGTTATTTTTCGTTTTCATACTGACGCATCCAAACACGTCATAAGTTCTCTCAAACACTAGCATTTATTGATTGCAAAACCCCAACCCATGTCTCTATGAGATTTGTGATAACCCATTTCCACAACAGCGCAGCCACCTCCTTTTTCCGCCCCTTTTTTGCTTCGCCGGAAGAAGCTAAACACAACAACACTTGAGTTGGACCAACATCAAGCCATCTTGGTGCAGGCCCCATCTCGACCTTCGTTCCGCCATGTGATCCTATCGAAATATATGTGCAAACTCGGATGTCACCCTCTTCAACAAGGTCTCCACCGCCAATGTCATCACCCCTCAACCACCCATCCAAGCCCTTGTTATGAAACAGTCGGTGAATCCTTTATCCGGGCCTGGGACTGGCTACGTAAGCATAGGAAGACTTGTTGTATGTTTATACAAACGTGATTTGGATGTAACTGGTTTtgacaaaattaattataataaaattgaGTTTGGGCTGAAAAATGAGGTAATTCATATATGAAGATGTTTATACAAAAGTGTTAGATCCATATTGAAAATATCGACAAGTTTTACGTTGGTTGGTGAGATCTAATACAACCATCATCCTTTGTTCGGGCTTGGGACCGGCTACGTAAGCATAGGAAGAGTTGTTGTATGTTTATACAAACGTGATTTTTACAGGAAAAAATGATAAAAGTGTCTTGTAAAAAAGCTAAAATCATGTTAACTCAAAAGATTGATAATTTTGCTTTATCAGCCCAAAGTACTTCTAAGAATTCAACTCAAACATAAAAAATCATGTTAGACAAGATTGGAAGTGCTTACGTACTGGACCATGGCTACTGAGAACTCTAAACGCAAAAGACAAATTTTGATGACTCAGGCGCATCTACAAATTAAACCAAGCCCCCTCAGCAGCTCTATAATAAGGCCATTATATCAAGCCTCGTAAGAACTTTTACAGCTAAAATCACCCTTTTGTTAGCACGTAAAAGACTAATTTCACTTGCACCATTGCTCTTCACAAGCTATGATGATCATTAGAAGTCATGGTGCCAAATTGTCTAGCGCTTGACCAGTTATTATTCATGCAACACACCATCATCAAACAGCAAAAAATGTGTAATTCAAATCATTTTAACAAGCAAAAGCAAGTCCAACAAGGTGGAACTGATGCTTATACTTTCAAGCACTGTTTACCTATAGATCACTGAACAAAAGTTCCATTTTCCCAAGTCCAATGTAAATAACATTCAATTGAATTATGCTCCAGAAATGTTCATTCTGGTGTGTGGGTTGAAGTGTCTGTACTCTGTAGTCTGTACATACATCAGTGTAATACCATGAACTGAACAACAACATTAACAAGGAAGCACAGTACATGACTTCATAGTCAACACAAAATCCCATCCCTGCAAATTCTTACTTGCCTGAGTTGTGTATCTcttgcttctttctcttttcaatgCATTCCCTCAGAGCTTGTACTTCTGCCAAAAGTTCCAACAATAGTTAATCTCAACACAAGCATGGAATTGTAAACTTTCTACAGAAAACAATTTAAACTTCAACAAATAAAATTCACCAAATGAATCAATACACAGTTATCAAGATTCCAATTGAACAAACAAACAGAGttttctcataaattcaacaaaaaattCAGGAACAGAGAAGTGCGAATGAAACATTGTCTAACCTTGCTGGCATTCTTTCCAATTCCTGTTAGATCGAACAACGCAATCCTGAGAATCAAGGGGAAGAGTGGAATCGATGAGTTCGATGATGATTATGAAAATtgaggggtttagggtttaagggaGGGAAAGTAACGAAGGCAATGAGGTTCACCTGCATCAATAGATAGAGAGAAGAACACTCGTCGAGCTGTTTAACGTTCTCGTCATCCTCGTCGGCGTCGCTCTGGTGAAGGGGTTGCGGCGGCGGAATCAACGGTTTCGCTCCGCTCTGGTTCACCGGCGTTTTGTCCATTTTGACTCCGCAAAAATGCTCCAGACTCTTGACCAAATTTTATTTCGGCTTGCAAAATTTCTTGCTTTTGGTTAGAAGAGCCAAAAGCAAAAGCACTTTTATTAATTTCTTGCAtaaaggccccgtttggataaacaacttaattaagcgtttatggtcataagctatttttaaaaatttattgaaataaattaaaaataagctgtgtataagcataagctgtttcaggatagcttatgaaaataagctgaaaatagcttatggcagaccataagctgtttgcataagctctctcaaacactggcataagagcttatgctgtcagataagctcaaataagctcttccaaactgggccaaAATTAATATTCAGTACATgttatcttttaaaaaaattataatatatttctTATGTGTTATGATTAATTATTAGAAAATCATTTTTAACTTGtcaattatgtttttcttagtCCATCTCAAAGCTTTTGTGTCAatagactcgtgttgttactgTAAGACAAGTCGCTAAATTGATATTTACAAATTAATTGTATCAGAGCTGACATCTTCCAGTATGGTGTGGTTAAGGGACACACCAAGTGAAAACAGGTGGACATGTGACGCTCGGGGCTAATGAGGGCGGAGAGTGACTGTCAGTGCAATGAAAAGGCACAGACAATGAGCGATTCCTTGCAAAGCTTCTAGACGAAGGAACACATGATAGAACCGATCCAGCACAAAAACGATAGGTATTCTGTGACTGCataggtatgagactatacaTTTGAGGAGGATTTGGAAGATTGGATttgtactactcataacaacaagatgtATCTTCTTTTCGGGATACCAACTCATAAAAATTCAAAGGTTAAGTATGACTTGGAGAAATATTGGGATGAGTGACCTCCTATAAAGTTTTCTCATGAAGCACGGAAATGAGGACAAAGGATGATGGAGAAACTCGTAttgttaccataagatcaatcGTCAGATCAAAGATGTTACAAATAGCAAGCTCGATAGCCCAATGTAAAGTCGTGCCCTTTGCCAAAACCACACTCGAAGATCCAAGCATACCATCCTTCGTACCCGCCCACTCATCTCATCCTTAGGACCGGAAAGAGACAATGAAATCTGAAGAATGAGAGATGCTTCATAAGTTAAAAAGACACTGCTCACCACATGACGACCCCAACACCCATAGGTATGATCGATCAAATGGGAGACCGATTGATGGATTGCTCTTGGAATTGGCGGCCAAAGAACGTACGGTCTAAAACCTCTAACCAATGGGATCCACAAATCATTTCAAATGTGAATATTGATCCTCGTACTAACCCTCCAAATGCAACTATGCTCGGGCGAGAGCCCTTTTAGCATATAAAAGAGACGCGCGCTTGTAATAGCAAGCTTTACAAACTTTGGACAACAAAGAGTATTCCACTTTTAAAAGTTTACATTACAAATCAAAACCCTTCATTCATTACAAATCTATTGAGTAAGAGCTATCTCTAGTCAAAgcttaaataattaaatattagtcAAACTTTAAACCCAACTAGGACTCTGAAATTTGACTAGTCAAACCTCAGATTCATTTTCAAGTATCTTTCCTAAAATACGTGTGTCATATAACAGATTAGGATCTCtagaaaaatcattttttcatgttaaaattttgatgtacatatatatattttcgtACATATTTAATGAATCATAACTTGTAGGGTTATGAGTGCAGTTTGGCATTAGCGACAACTCAAACGTGTTTTCACGTATCTAGCACTaatgaaaaattataatttatcaCGTTTTTTTAACATAAATTGGAGAAGTAGGACCTTAACATATTAATTCTAACGTGAGCAAATGGTACCTTGCAAATGTTATGTAAAAGAAAGTTAAAGTGAAGGTGACAAAATACGAAGGAACATTGTGTTTGTTGTAGTTTTCAGACACTTTCTTTAACATGACAATGATTTATGAAAGTAgttgttatttaattttgttatcATTTCTCATTTGGAGAACTTTATTTAATTTATCGATCTATTATTCTTACTCATAAACCTACAATATTAATTACTTTTATTATGTCTTTTTTACAAGGATTTTTTatgtaactatatatatatatatatatatatatatatatgattttatgtatttttaattCATGAATGACTCTTTTAATAAAATTCTCCTTTTGATTACATATTAACGAGACAAAGTTGTGTTTGTGGGATAGTTCAACTTTTTTTTAGTCAAAAGATAGTGCTTAagaaacaattaaaaaaatccaTTCTATTTGGGCTTGAAGTGGTAGAGCTTATTTTAAAATGAGCAAGCATAACAATGTACAACTGCTTAAAAACCCTAATGTCATGGTGAAAGGTTGAGTATTagagagtgagtttgaaagggTTTTTTCTCCAACTATGGTTTAGAAAGATTTGTCTTTAGTCTTTTGGACTATGGTCTTACTTGGGAGAGCTTTGTTCCCAAGTTATATCCCATTCTATATATTAC contains:
- the LOC130724168 gene encoding uncharacterized protein LOC130724168, which translates into the protein MDKTPVNQSGAKPLIPPPQPLHQSDADEDDENVKQLDECSSLYLLMQDCVVRSNRNWKECQQEVQALRECIEKRKKQEIHNSGK